One stretch of Brevibacillus laterosporus DNA includes these proteins:
- a CDS encoding ACT domain-containing protein, with product MSRRDEKFYLIRADILPESIAKTIEVKKLLESGEIDTVNEAVERVGLSRSAFYKYKDAIFPFNAMMSEKIMTVSLNLEHRSGILSKVLQFVAEKGGNVLTINQTIPLQGIANVAMSVDMAQLHMPTTEFLDLLEKLHGVRKAMIVGRG from the coding sequence ATGAGCAGACGAGACGAAAAATTCTACTTAATTCGAGCGGACATCCTCCCAGAATCGATTGCGAAGACGATTGAAGTAAAAAAACTGTTGGAATCAGGCGAAATTGATACGGTAAATGAAGCGGTCGAACGGGTTGGGCTTAGTCGCAGCGCTTTTTATAAATACAAAGATGCGATTTTCCCTTTCAATGCCATGATGAGTGAAAAAATTATGACCGTTAGCCTTAATCTGGAACATCGTTCAGGCATTTTATCGAAAGTATTACAATTTGTAGCAGAAAAGGGCGGAAACGTATTGACCATTAATCAGACCATTCCATTACAAGGAATTGCCAATGTTGCGATGTCAGTAGATATGGCTCAGTTGCATATGCCCACAACCGAGTTTTTAGATTTACTAGAAAAATTACATGGTGTGCGCAAGGCAATGATTGTTGGCAGAGGATAA
- a CDS encoding homoserine dehydrogenase: MEKKQVKVGLMGLGTVGTGVIRIVEAHQEDLLNQTGLGIEIHKILVQDKEKARSVAIDQSKITVNPDDLLEDPDIDVIVEVIGGIQPTKDYLLKALAQGKNVVTANKDLMALHGAELLHKAQEKSCDVFYEASVAGGIPILRALVEGFSSDRITKMMGIVNGTTNYIMTKMSKEGAEYHEVLAEAQALGYAESDPTADVEGFDAARKMAILSTLGFRVPMNLEDVQVRGISQVSKEDIAYGKKLGFEVKLLGIARRDNDEIEVSVQPTMVHKSHPLASVNGVFNAVYVHGEAVGETMFYGPGAGEMPTATAVVSDLVTVVKNMKLGVNGRGAVAPYKEKKLKTDDKKLSKYFMRLIVADKRGVLAQITNLLAEKNVSLDQVIQQPYQDSGQSEIVMVTHTASKFDVTSVLQTLEGMDVISEIKSYYQVEGIDKEAGAVHHE, translated from the coding sequence ATGGAGAAAAAGCAGGTAAAAGTAGGCTTGATGGGACTTGGAACAGTGGGAACGGGTGTGATTCGGATTGTGGAAGCTCATCAGGAGGATTTGTTAAACCAAACGGGTCTAGGTATTGAAATCCATAAAATTCTGGTGCAAGACAAAGAAAAAGCACGTAGTGTAGCGATCGATCAATCGAAAATTACCGTCAACCCGGATGACCTTTTAGAAGACCCAGATATCGATGTCATTGTTGAGGTGATCGGTGGCATACAGCCTACAAAAGATTACCTATTGAAGGCTCTAGCACAAGGCAAGAATGTGGTAACAGCCAATAAGGATCTTATGGCGCTACATGGTGCAGAGCTACTGCATAAAGCGCAAGAAAAGAGTTGCGATGTTTTCTATGAAGCGAGCGTAGCCGGAGGAATTCCTATTTTGCGGGCCTTGGTTGAAGGCTTTTCCTCTGATAGAATCACCAAAATGATGGGAATTGTCAACGGTACAACTAACTACATCATGACCAAAATGAGCAAAGAAGGTGCGGAGTATCATGAAGTGCTGGCTGAAGCTCAAGCCCTTGGATATGCAGAATCTGATCCTACTGCTGATGTAGAGGGATTTGATGCGGCACGAAAAATGGCAATTCTCTCCACACTGGGCTTCCGTGTCCCGATGAATTTGGAAGATGTGCAGGTAAGAGGTATCAGCCAAGTGAGTAAAGAGGATATTGCCTATGGGAAAAAACTAGGATTTGAAGTAAAGCTACTTGGCATTGCACGTCGTGACAATGATGAAATTGAAGTTAGCGTACAACCTACGATGGTTCATAAGTCTCACCCGTTAGCTTCTGTGAATGGCGTGTTTAATGCGGTGTATGTACATGGAGAAGCAGTCGGAGAGACGATGTTCTATGGTCCAGGAGCTGGTGAGATGCCAACAGCTACAGCGGTTGTTTCGGATCTGGTTACCGTTGTGAAAAATATGAAATTAGGTGTTAATGGACGTGGAGCAGTGGCACCTTATAAAGAGAAAAAATTAAAGACTGATGATAAAAAATTATCGAAATACTTTATGCGTTTGATCGTTGCAGATAAACGTGGAGTCCTTGCTCAAATTACCAACCTACTAGCCGAGAAAAATGTCAGTTTAGATCAGGTCATTCAACAGCCATACCAAGATAGCGGTCAATCCGAAATTGTAATGGTGACACACACTGCCTCCAAATTCGATGTTACATCTGTACTCCAAACACTTGAAGGAATGGATGTAATCAGCGAAATCAAGAGCTACTATCAAGTGGAAGGTATCGATAAGGAAGCAGGTGCTGTACATCATGAGTAA
- a CDS encoding threonine synthase: MSKHRLGIITHYKEFLPVSEKTPFLTLHEGNTPLVHAARLSEEWGVELYFKYEGLNPTGSFKDRGMVMAVAKAVEEGSNTIMCASTGNTSAAAAAYAARAGLRCIVLIPDGNIALGKLAQAIAYGAEVISIDGNFDEALRIVQQITAEEPITLVNSVNPYRIEGQKTASFEICDRLEGAPDILAIPVGNAGNITAYWKGFKEYKAAGNITTLPNMYGFQAAGSAPLVLGHPVEQPETIATAIRIGNPASKEGALQALKESDGRIESVTDEEILEAYQLLAKKEGIFCEPASAASFAGIIKLHRMGQLAKGARIVCVLTGHGLKDPSIAIKTIANEPVKVPATREDVMGLIKK, from the coding sequence ATGAGTAAGCATAGACTAGGAATCATCACACATTATAAAGAATTTTTGCCTGTATCAGAAAAGACACCATTTTTGACATTACATGAGGGTAACACTCCGCTGGTTCATGCAGCCCGCTTGTCTGAAGAATGGGGCGTTGAGCTCTACTTTAAATATGAAGGCTTAAATCCAACCGGTTCTTTTAAAGATCGGGGCATGGTGATGGCGGTTGCCAAAGCGGTAGAAGAAGGAAGCAATACCATTATGTGCGCCTCGACAGGCAATACATCCGCTGCCGCAGCTGCTTATGCGGCTCGTGCAGGATTGCGTTGTATCGTATTGATTCCTGATGGCAACATTGCACTTGGGAAATTGGCTCAAGCGATTGCCTATGGAGCGGAAGTCATTTCGATTGACGGCAATTTTGACGAAGCGTTGCGAATTGTACAACAAATTACAGCAGAAGAACCTATTACGTTGGTTAATTCAGTAAATCCTTACCGAATTGAGGGACAAAAAACTGCTTCGTTTGAAATTTGTGATCGTTTAGAGGGTGCTCCTGATATTCTAGCTATTCCAGTTGGAAATGCAGGTAATATCACGGCATATTGGAAAGGCTTTAAAGAATATAAAGCCGCAGGAAACATTACTACCTTACCGAACATGTATGGCTTTCAAGCAGCAGGATCAGCACCGCTCGTCCTAGGACACCCTGTAGAACAACCAGAAACGATTGCGACAGCAATTCGCATCGGCAATCCGGCTAGTAAAGAGGGAGCTTTACAGGCATTGAAGGAATCAGATGGGCGCATTGAGAGTGTAACAGATGAGGAGATTTTAGAAGCGTATCAGTTATTAGCAAAAAAAGAGGGAATCTTCTGTGAGCCAGCCTCGGCAGCTTCCTTTGCTGGTATCATTAAATTACATCGGATGGGACAGTTGGCAAAAGGAGCACGTATTGTTTGCGTATTAACCGGCCATGGCTTAAAAGATCCTAGCATCGCGATTAAGACAATTGCCAATGAACCAGTGAAAGTACCTGCGACAAGAGAAGATGTCATGGGGCTGATTAAAAAGTAA
- a CDS encoding homoserine kinase gives MSIQRVRVRVPASTANLGAGFDTIGLAFQLYTTITMSIADQTTIRLVGTELASLPQDKTNLLYEVAAFLFEKVSLPIPELAIEVETEVPLTRGLGSSAAAIVGALIAANVLAGGPFTDEQLFTIASRWEGHPDNVGASQFGGLIVAALPDREEVQVPYAKFSVPERLKTLVIIPDFELPTHQAREALPDQYSREDAVFNISRASLLIAAFAQDRLDLLATAMQDRLHQPYRTALVPGLSEIVEKAPNHGALGAALSGAGPTILCFFENDEAEQRLLHFIEQVMQKHQLSYSTMVLLPDDNGVIIDTSPVCTA, from the coding sequence ATGTCTATACAGAGAGTTAGAGTGCGAGTACCCGCTAGCACAGCCAATCTGGGCGCTGGTTTTGATACAATCGGTCTTGCCTTCCAACTTTACACAACCATAACCATGAGCATCGCTGACCAGACCACGATTCGACTTGTGGGAACAGAACTAGCTAGCTTACCTCAAGATAAAACGAATCTACTTTACGAAGTAGCGGCCTTCTTATTTGAGAAGGTCTCGCTTCCTATTCCTGAATTAGCAATTGAGGTAGAGACGGAAGTGCCCTTGACTCGAGGGCTCGGTAGTAGCGCAGCAGCAATTGTTGGTGCATTGATAGCAGCAAATGTTCTGGCAGGTGGACCGTTTACGGATGAACAGTTATTTACGATAGCAAGTCGCTGGGAGGGGCATCCGGATAATGTAGGGGCTTCACAATTCGGTGGCCTAATCGTTGCGGCTTTACCTGATCGGGAAGAGGTGCAAGTTCCTTATGCTAAATTTTCGGTACCTGAGCGCTTGAAAACGCTAGTAATTATTCCAGATTTTGAATTACCAACCCATCAAGCAAGGGAAGCGCTACCTGATCAATACTCCCGTGAAGATGCTGTTTTTAATATTTCGCGGGCAAGCTTATTGATTGCTGCGTTTGCCCAAGATCGTTTGGATTTATTGGCTACTGCTATGCAGGATCGCTTGCATCAACCTTATCGTACAGCACTAGTGCCAGGTTTGTCCGAGATTGTGGAAAAAGCCCCGAATCATGGTGCCCTAGGAGCGGCTTTGTCAGGAGCAGGTCCGACTATACTCTGCTTTTTTGAAAATGATGAAGCAGAGCAGAGACTTCTACATTTTATTGAACAAGTCATGCAGAAGCATCAACTAAGTTATTCCACCATGGTGCTCCTTCCTGATGATAATGGGGTAATCATTGACACAAGCCCTGTTTGTACAGCATAA
- the pheA gene encoding prephenate dehydratase, with the protein MGRTLAFLGPSGTFTEEAVRHLPIQEELSTRPYASILDVLEAVYTEQTDFGVVPIENSIEGTVNLTMDGLIHGEELPILAELALPITQHLLMATRQEPLPLQQITKVLSHSHAIAQCRLFLQKYLPHVEIEYTNSTAMAAKLVSEQPDQPWAAIGTRLNTEIYPLSFAQESIQDYANNFTRFVLVGQSQLELPLSDKHKTTILVTLPEDYSGALYQVLAAFAWRKLNLSRIESRPTKKGLGSYHFVLDIVQSMDEILMPGAFAEIEALGCQVRVLGSYPVFAYRGIGEKN; encoded by the coding sequence ATGGGGAGAACACTAGCTTTTTTAGGACCATCTGGCACATTTACAGAGGAGGCAGTACGTCATTTGCCGATTCAGGAGGAGCTTTCAACTCGACCATATGCAAGCATCCTGGATGTGCTTGAAGCAGTTTACACTGAACAGACCGATTTTGGTGTAGTACCCATTGAGAATTCTATTGAGGGAACGGTCAATTTGACAATGGATGGCCTGATACATGGTGAGGAACTGCCTATTTTAGCAGAATTAGCTTTGCCGATCACACAGCATCTGTTAATGGCAACTAGGCAGGAACCTCTACCTTTACAACAGATTACAAAGGTCTTATCTCATTCGCATGCCATTGCTCAGTGCCGTTTATTCTTACAAAAATACTTGCCACATGTAGAGATTGAATATACCAATAGTACGGCTATGGCAGCTAAGTTGGTAAGTGAACAACCTGATCAGCCATGGGCAGCTATTGGAACGAGATTAAATACAGAGATATACCCACTTTCCTTCGCTCAAGAGAGCATTCAGGATTACGCAAACAATTTTACGAGATTTGTGCTGGTGGGACAAAGTCAGTTAGAATTGCCACTATCTGATAAGCACAAAACAACCATTTTGGTCACCTTGCCCGAGGATTATTCAGGTGCATTATATCAGGTATTGGCAGCATTCGCCTGGCGTAAATTGAATCTGTCACGTATTGAATCACGTCCTACGAAAAAAGGCTTAGGTAGCTATCATTTTGTATTGGATATTGTGCAAAGCATGGATGAGATTTTAATGCCAGGGGCTTTTGCGGAAATAGAAGCATTAGGATGCCAGGTTCGGGTACTTGGTAGCTATCCAGTGTTCGCCTATAGGGGTATAGGTGAAAAGAATTGA
- the ilvE gene encoding branched-chain-amino-acid transaminase, with protein MAQQLIYLNGEFVEKENAKISVYDHGFLYGDGIFEGIRVYNGNIFRLQEHIERLYESALSIMLVIPMKIEEMMDAVVETVRKNELRDAYIRLVISRGDGDLGLDPRSCKQANVVIIVEQLRLFPQELYETGLKIVTVPTRRNKPDALNPKIKSLNYLNNVMVRMEASMAGVSEALMLNSEGYVTEGSGDNIFLVKKGVIYTPPTYLGALDGITRQAIMDIARKLEYVIKEEPFTRHDVYIADEVFLTGTAAEVISVSEVDARVIRDGKPGPVTKQLLEEFRRYVQEDGVKVYE; from the coding sequence ATGGCGCAGCAGTTGATCTACTTAAACGGTGAATTTGTAGAAAAAGAAAATGCAAAAATTTCTGTCTATGATCATGGCTTCTTGTATGGCGATGGAATCTTTGAAGGCATTCGTGTTTACAATGGTAATATCTTTCGCCTCCAAGAGCATATCGAACGTCTATATGAATCAGCATTATCCATCATGCTTGTTATTCCCATGAAGATTGAAGAAATGATGGATGCAGTAGTCGAAACCGTTAGAAAAAATGAACTGCGTGATGCTTATATACGTCTAGTAATCTCGCGTGGAGATGGGGATTTGGGTCTTGATCCTCGTAGCTGTAAGCAGGCAAATGTTGTAATTATTGTGGAACAACTTCGACTCTTTCCACAAGAATTATATGAGACAGGCTTAAAAATTGTGACAGTTCCAACACGTCGAAACAAACCAGACGCATTAAATCCAAAGATTAAATCATTGAACTATTTGAACAACGTTATGGTTCGTATGGAAGCTAGTATGGCTGGTGTTAGTGAAGCATTAATGCTCAATAGTGAGGGCTATGTAACAGAAGGTTCCGGCGATAATATTTTCCTTGTAAAAAAAGGTGTCATTTACACCCCTCCTACATATCTAGGCGCATTGGATGGTATTACGCGTCAAGCTATTATGGATATCGCTAGAAAGCTAGAATATGTAATTAAAGAAGAACCATTTACTCGTCACGATGTGTATATTGCTGATGAAGTTTTCCTGACAGGAACAGCTGCAGAGGTTATCTCTGTATCTGAGGTAGATGCTCGGGTCATTCGGGACGGAAAGCCGGGTCCTGTCACGAAACAACTATTGGAAGAATTCCGCCGCTATGTACAAGAAGACGGTGTAAAAGTATACGAATAA
- the safA gene encoding SafA/ExsA family spore coat assembly protein, which translates to MRGEAVVKIHIVQKGDTMWKIAKKYGVDFQELLELNKPTIKNPDKIMPGMKVKVPTGTSRRPGMEQRPPKERPMKERPVPPEVPSKERPIPPAYESPEMPEPEERMSPEQSPVTPAPQQECPAPQQECPVPPEMPVPPKERRRPLPIAPLPIPPLKEMPKLRPKPIPVPIPVPIPIPVPKPKPVPVPKPAPLPHPMPLPPKKEMPRPMPMPQPQPQRPVPVPQPVPRPMPIQPSPPMYQVPFCPPPYAPMYPPAVAPCPPCGHPGYPDYSSTTSSSNSSNQATTTSPSSTSCTDYNAHSHYRPKEADSYTCHESSTSHGYQWEEYDCAPEHKPAYPYPPICPVPQPYSQMQPYPHMKPYPHMEPHPHMKPHPHMKPHPYMKPHPHMEPHPYMKPYPHMEPHPHMEPHPYMKPHPYMKPHPHMEPHPHKKPHPHKKPHPHKKPHPHMKPHPHKKPHPYMKPHPHMEPHPHKKPHPHMEPHPHKKPHPYMEPHPHKKPHPYMEPHPHMKPHPHKKPHPYMEPHPHKKPHPHKKPCPDLSSSHTYGQHPHHMPINLNLPRPEMWPKWDKGHEESSSTIC; encoded by the coding sequence ATGAGAGGAGAGGCAGTTGTGAAAATCCATATCGTACAAAAAGGGGACACCATGTGGAAAATCGCTAAGAAATATGGTGTCGACTTCCAAGAGCTGTTGGAACTCAACAAACCAACAATAAAAAATCCGGATAAAATCATGCCTGGCATGAAAGTGAAAGTTCCAACTGGTACATCAAGGAGACCGGGAATGGAGCAGAGGCCCCCAAAAGAAAGACCGATGAAAGAGAGGCCTGTACCACCCGAAGTGCCAAGCAAGGAAAGACCTATACCTCCTGCTTATGAATCACCAGAGATGCCAGAACCGGAAGAAAGAATGTCACCCGAGCAATCTCCGGTGACACCTGCACCACAACAAGAATGTCCTGCACCACAACAGGAATGTCCTGTACCACCAGAGATGCCAGTGCCGCCTAAGGAAAGACGCAGGCCATTACCGATCGCACCATTGCCGATTCCACCTTTAAAAGAGATGCCAAAACTTCGACCAAAGCCTATTCCAGTACCAATTCCAGTGCCAATCCCAATCCCAGTACCAAAACCAAAACCGGTTCCAGTACCAAAACCAGCTCCCTTACCACACCCTATGCCGTTACCACCAAAAAAAGAAATGCCAAGACCGATGCCAATGCCGCAACCACAGCCACAACGCCCTGTACCAGTGCCACAACCAGTACCAAGACCAATGCCCATTCAGCCATCGCCGCCTATGTACCAAGTACCATTTTGTCCGCCACCATACGCTCCAATGTATCCACCAGCTGTAGCTCCTTGCCCACCTTGTGGCCATCCAGGTTATCCGGACTATTCTTCAACTACTTCCAGCTCGAATAGCTCAAATCAGGCAACAACCACGAGTCCTTCTAGCACCAGTTGCACGGATTATAACGCTCACTCACATTATCGACCAAAGGAGGCAGATAGCTACACTTGTCATGAAAGTAGCACTTCCCATGGTTATCAATGGGAAGAGTATGATTGTGCTCCAGAACATAAGCCTGCTTATCCTTATCCACCTATTTGTCCAGTGCCACAGCCATATTCTCAAATGCAACCATATCCGCATATGAAGCCATATCCGCATATGGAGCCACACCCGCATATGAAGCCACACCCGCATATGAAGCCACACCCGTATATGAAGCCACATCCGCATATGGAGCCACACCCGTATATGAAGCCATATCCGCATATGGAGCCACACCCGCATATGGAGCCACACCCGTATATGAAGCCACACCCGTATATGAAGCCACATCCGCATATGGAGCCACACCCGCATAAGAAGCCACATCCGCATAAGAAGCCACACCCGCATAAGAAGCCACATCCGCATATGAAGCCACACCCGCATAAGAAGCCACACCCGTATATGAAGCCACACCCGCATATGGAGCCACACCCGCATAAGAAGCCACACCCGCATATGGAGCCACACCCGCATAAGAAGCCACACCCGTATATGGAGCCACACCCGCATAAGAAGCCACACCCGTATATGGAGCCACACCCACATATGAAGCCACACCCGCATAAGAAGCCACACCCGTATATGGAGCCACACCCGCATAAGAAGCCACACCCGCATAAGAAGCCATGCCCGGATCTCTCTTCCTCACATACGTATGGACAGCATCCCCATCACATGCCTATCAATCTCAATTTACCCCGTCCAGAAATGTGGCCTAAATGGGATAAAGGTCATGAAGAATC